The region TATATCGACGACCTTGCCCTTGCCTTCGTCGCCCCACTGGGCGCCCACTACGACGACGTTTTTCATGTCAGCCTATTTACCCGCGAGTCTCTGAAACAGGTTGCCGGAGCCACTCTCGCAGCTCTATTAGCAAGGCGGCGATGTCCTGCGCCGAAACAAACCTGCAGGCGCACACTATTTCTGACAACGTGTGCGCCTGCTGTTTCGGTGTAGCTGGCCCCGATCGCGGCTCAAGAAACGGTGCCGAGCGCGCGGTCAATCATGCGGGCGATATTGTCTTTGGACGTGGCGCCGACAACCCGATCCGTCTCGGTGCCACCCTTGAACAGGATCAAAGTCGGGATGCCCTTTATGCCGCAACGCTGAGCCGTAGGGTTGTTGTCGTCGACGTTCAGCTTGACGACCTTTGTCTTGCCCTGATACTTCTCAGCCACTTGTTCGACCGCCGGCGCCAGCATCT is a window of Acidobacteriota bacterium DNA encoding:
- the trxA gene encoding thioredoxin, which produces MSELVSDVTDQNFEQEVLKSDQPVLVDFWAEWCHPCKMLAPAVEQVAEKYQGKTKVVKLNVDDNNPTAQRCGIKGIPTLILFKGGTETDRVVGATSKDNIARMIDRALGTVS